From one Trueperella pyogenes genomic stretch:
- a CDS encoding HXXEE domain-containing protein has product MVLLAAFVCLFVWHEIEEYVVLVPWFAANRSRLPAPVRRITMNRQHFTLIAVEELICIVVVGLFLDSVWLKAATTAYTIHLALHCGQLVVTWAKGFLLPLWSAPIQLPLAIGLILWMPTDGKADLLTACLIMTTAMIANLALMHLIASKVYKTSSPRES; this is encoded by the coding sequence CTGCATTTGTCTGCCTGTTCGTGTGGCACGAAATCGAGGAGTATGTCGTCTTGGTGCCGTGGTTCGCAGCTAACCGTTCCCGACTACCTGCCCCGGTTAGACGCATCACGATGAACCGACAACACTTCACCTTGATCGCGGTAGAAGAACTGATCTGCATCGTTGTGGTCGGATTGTTCCTCGACTCGGTATGGCTCAAAGCAGCAACAACCGCTTACACCATCCATTTAGCGCTTCACTGCGGACAGCTCGTTGTGACATGGGCAAAAGGATTCCTATTGCCACTGTGGAGCGCACCAATTCAACTGCCGTTAGCAATAGGCCTCATTCTGTGGATGCCAACAGACGGGAAGGCCGATCTACTCACTGCTTGCCTCATCATGACTACCGCCATGATCGCGAACCTCGCTCTCATGCACCTCATCGCCAGCAAGGTTTACAAAACCAGTAGCCCGCGCGAGTCATAA